In Rhodoferax sediminis, the sequence TTTGTGTTGGCTACATCGTGGGCGTGGCGCTCACGCACTCGCCCACGTGGGGACGGTAGTCGCCGTTTCAGGTCGAACCCGGCAAGTCGGCGATACCGGAGTTGGGCGCGGCGCCCACCAATTTGGGCATGTTGGGCTTGCGCGCAGCCACCTTGCCACCCTGGGCCTTGAGCCAAACCTCCACCACATCCCAGACCTGCTGGTTGCCTTGAGTTCTGGCTTCCTCCGCCACGGGGGCCCAGCCGGCCACCTTGTACTTTTTATCGGCTTCGATCGGCTTGCCGTTCAGACGCATATCGTCGATGCGCCTGCCCATCGTGGCTGATGGGCTGCAGGTGTACTGCAGTCCGCCGACGCGCACCATGTCGCCGCCCTGCTGGTAGTAAGGGTCGGGGTTGAACAGGTTGTCGCACACGTCTTCCAGCACGGTCTTGATCGTGTCCCCGGTCATCTCGGTCACGGTGGCGTACGAATAAGTAGTTGCCGTCATGTCCATCAGCCACTCCCGCGTGATGGCCTGGTCCGGTAGCAGGCTGGTGCCCCAGCGGAATCCGGGCGAAAAAGCCATGTCGGCGCCCTGCACGTCCATCAGCGCGTCCACCAGCAACTGGTCACCCGTGCCGTTGAAGTTGCCGCGGCGGTACAAGGTGCCCTCGGTCACTGCCAGCTGCTCGGCCAGCCGGGCTTCAAACGGGGCGCGCACGCGCGTGATCAACGCGTCCATCTCGGGGTCGGCAGGCAGCATGTTGGCAAAAACGGGCAGCAGCTTATAGCGGAAGTCGGCCACCTTTTTGTCCCTGACCTCGACATCGAGGACGCCCAGGAATTTGCCGTTCGAGCCTGCGTTGGTGACGATGGTCTTGCCGCCGCGGTTGCTCACCAGGGTGGCTACCGGCATGCCATCGTGCGTGTGGCCGCCCAGGATAGCGTCGATGCCCGTCACGCGGGCGGCCATTTTCAGGTCCACGTCCATGCCGTTGTGGGACAGGAGCACCACCACCTGCGCGCCCTTGGCGCGGGCCTCGTCCACCACCTTTTGCAGGTTGTCGTCCTGGATGCCGAAAGTCCAATCCGCCACCAGATAGCGCGGATTCGCAATGGGGGTGTAAGGAAAGGCCTGGCCCACAATGGCGCACGGCACGCCGTTCATCTCGCGCATCACATAGGGCTTGAAAACCGGGTCGCCGAAGTCGTTGGTCTTGACGTTCTGCGCCACAAAATCGATCTTGCCCGCAAAGTCCTTGTCGATGATTTCCTTCACGCGGTCCATGCCGTAGGTGAACTCCCAGTGCCCGGTCATCAGGTCGACACCCAGCAGCTTGCTGGCATCC encodes:
- the soxB gene encoding thiosulfohydrolase SoxB, which codes for MNLTTREFLQVLGAGTMAGMGLGAYAETDIATAANGLYDIPKFGSVSFLHMTDCHAQLKPIYFREPNVNLGVGDMKGKLPHLVGEHLLKFASIRPGSAQAHALTYLDFEKAARRYGKVGGFAHLATLVKRLRASRPGALLLDGGDTWQGSATSLWTKGQDMVDASKLLGVDLMTGHWEFTYGMDRVKEIIDKDFAGKIDFVAQNVKTNDFGDPVFKPYVMREMNGVPCAIVGQAFPYTPIANPRYLVADWTFGIQDDNLQKVVDEARAKGAQVVVLLSHNGMDVDLKMAARVTGIDAILGGHTHDGMPVATLVSNRGGKTIVTNAGSNGKFLGVLDVEVRDKKVADFRYKLLPVFANMLPADPEMDALITRVRAPFEARLAEQLAVTEGTLYRRGNFNGTGDQLLVDALMDVQGADMAFSPGFRWGTSLLPDQAITREWLMDMTATTYSYATVTEMTGDTIKTVLEDVCDNLFNPDPYYQQGGDMVRVGGLQYTCSPSATMGRRIDDMRLNGKPIEADKKYKVAGWAPVAEEARTQGNQQVWDVVEVWLKAQGGKVAARKPNMPKLVGAAPNSGIADLPGST